In the Topomyia yanbarensis strain Yona2022 chromosome 3, ASM3024719v1, whole genome shotgun sequence genome, one interval contains:
- the LOC131688755 gene encoding plasma membrane calcium-transporting ATPase 1 isoform X2 → MATIDGRPAQYQISLKNLREIMELRGREGVAIVNEYGGVHEICRKLYTSPNEGLSGSKADIEHRRETFGSNIIPPKPPKSFLTLVWEALQDVTLIILEIAAIISLLLSFYQPADEDEPVIEEEEEHYSWIEGLAILISVFVVVIVTAFNDYSKEKQFRGLQSKIEGEHVFAVIRGGDAIQINIGDIVVGDICQIKYGDLLPADGILIQSNDLKIDESSLTGESDHVKKNESTDPMVLSGTHVMEGSGKMVVTAVGVNSQAGIIFTLLGAAVDEHEAAAKKQKKDAKKAKKLKDGDEITNNSHHPALKPQTTVDSITSDDAGEGKGSGGGGAGHGGKEKSVLQAKLTKLAIQIGYAGSTIAVLTVIILIVQFCIQTFVIEQKPWKNTYANNLVKHFIIGVTVLVVAVPEGLPLAVTLSLAYSVKKMMKDNNLVRHLDACETMGNATAICSDKTGTLTTNRMTVVQSYICEKLCKVTPKFNDIPRIVGEAIAEGISLNSAFTSCLMPGLNPGDPLQQVGNKTECALLGFVQGLGKSYQSIRDAHPEDSFTRVYTFNSVRKSMSTVIPRPGGGYRVYSKGASEMVLKKSAFIYGQDGVLEKFTRDMQERLLHQVIEPMACDGLRTICIAFRDFVPGKPEINQVHYEGEPNWDDEDNIVCNLTCLCVVGIEDPVRPEVPDAIRKCQRAGITVRMVTGDNINTARSIATKCGIIRPQDDFLILEGKEFNRRIRDSNGDIQQHLLDKVWPKLRVLARSSPTDKYNLVKGIIDSKVSDNREVVAVTGDGTNDGPALKKADVGFAMGIAGTDVAKEASDIILTDDNFSSIVKAVMWGRNVYDSIAKFLQFQLTVNVVAVIVAFIGACAVQDSPLKAVQMLWMNLIMDTLASLALATEMPTADLLLRKPYGRTKPLISRTMMKNILGQAVYQLVIVFGLLFVGDRILDIESGRGQPLNSEATQHFTMIFNVFVFMTLFNELNARKIHGQRNIFQGLFTNPIFYSIWIITLVSQVFIIQFGKVAFSTKALNVEQWLWSVFLGFGTLIWGQLVTSIPTRKMPKKMAWGRGEGAEYAEAIRLGEERYDSLENDKKPRAGQILWIRGLTRLQTQLRVVRAFRSTLEDLEERRSIHSLHSLRSSRSHPGGSNIPTGRLIGTNVGDLKYIDEDQRLHNNQHIIEKFAVWTKSTTV, encoded by the exons atggCGACGATAGATGGACGACCAGCACAGTACCAGATTTCGTTGAAGAATCTGCGCGAGATCATGGAGCTTCGGGGCCGGGAGGGAGTGGCCATCGTGAACGAGTATGGCGGCGTGCACGAGATCTGTCGGAAGCTGTACACGTCCCCGAACGAAGGTCTGAGCGGTTCGAAGGCGGACATCGAGCACCGGCGGGAGACATTCGGTTCGAACATTATTCCCCCCAAGCCACCGAAATCCTTCCTGACACTGGTGTGGGAGGCACTGCAGGATGTGACGCTTATTATTCTGGAGATTGCGGCCATCATTTCACTGTTGCTATCGTTCTATCAGCCAGCAGATGAAGATGAGCCTGTGATCGAGGAAGAGGAAGAGCACTACTCGTGGATCGAAGGTTTGGCGATCCTGATATCGGTGTTTGTGGTGGTAATCGTAACGGCCTTCAATGACTACTCCAAGGAAAAGCAGTTTCGAGGGTTGCAGTCGAAAATCGAAGGAGAGCATGTGTTTGCAGTAATTCGGGGTGGAGATGCGATACAAATCAACATCGGTGACATCGTGGTGGGCGATATATGCCAAATCAAGTACGGCGATCTGTTGCCAGCGGACGGTATACTGATTCAGAGTAATGATCTAAAGATTGATGAGTCGTCACTGACGGGTGAGTCGGATCACGTGAAAAAGAACGAATCAACGGATCCAATGGTCTTGTCCGGGACGCACGTGATGGAAGGCAGTGGAAAGATGGTAGTCACGGCAGTTGGTGTCAACTCACAGGCCGGTATCATATTTACTCTGCTAGGAGCGGCTGTGGATGAGCATGAAGCGGCTGCcaagaaacagaaaaaggaTGCCAAGAAAGCCAAGAAACTGAAGGATGGCGATGAGATTACGAACAACAGTCATCATCCAGCGCTGAAACCGCAAACTACCGTTGACTCGATCACTTCTGACGATGCGGGAGAAGGTAAGGGAAGTGGCGGTGGCGGCGCAGGTCACGGTGGAAAGGAAAAATCTGTACTCCAAGCAAAGCTGACCAAATTGGCTATTCAGATTGGCTACGCTGGTTCCACTATCGCCGTGTTAACCGTTATCATTCTTATCGTTCAGTTTTGCATTCAAACCTTTGTCATTGAGCAGAAGCCCTGGAAAAATACGTACGCTAACAATCTGGTGAAGCATTTTATTATCGGTGTGACCGTACTGGTTGTCGCAGTTCCAGAAGGTCTCCCATTAGCCGTAACACTATCGCTTGCATATTCCGTCAAGAAAATGATGAAGGATAACAATCTGGTGCGGCATCTAGATGCTTGTGAAACCATGGGAAATGCCACTGCCATTTGTTCGGATAAGACCGGAACACTGACTACCAATCGAATGACCGTTGTTCAGTCCTATATCTGTGAGAAGCTATGCAAAGTGACACCTAAATTTAATGACATTCCACGGATAGTCGGTGAAGCGATCGCTGAAGGAATTTCGCTTAATTCGGCCTTCACGTCGTGCCTGATGCCAGGATTGAATCCGGGTGATCCATTGCAGCAAGTGGGAAATAAGACCGAGTGTGCACTGCTTGGATTCGTTCAAGGTTTGGGCAAGAGCTACCAGAGCATTCGGGATGCTCATCCAGAGGACTCCTTCACACGGGTATACACTTTCAACTCGGTCCGAAAGTCAATGAGTACAGTAATTCCAAGGCCCGGTGGAGGTTACCGGGTGTACAGCAAGGGCGCCTCGGAGATGGTACTAAAAAAGAGCGCCTTCATTTATGGTCAAGATGGTGTGCTGGAAAAGTTTACACGGGACATGCAGGAACGGTTACTTCATCAGGTAATCGAACCTATGGCATGCGATGGCCTACGAACAATCTGTATTGCATTTCGAGATTTTGTACCCGGTAAACCGGAAATTAATCAAGTTCACTACGAAGGAGAACCGAATTGGGATGACGAGGATAACATCGTATGCAATTTGACCTGTTTGTGTGTCGTCGGAATCGAGGATCCTGTGCGACCCGAAGTGCCGGACGCTATTCGAAAGTGTCAGCGTGCCGGAATCACTGTTCGAATGGTTACTGGAGACAATATAAATACTGCTCGATCGATCGCTACAAAGTGTGGCATTATACGGCCTCAGGATGACTTCCTGATTCTCGAAGGTAAGGAGTTCAATCGACGGATCCGGGATAGTAACGGCGATATTCAGCAGCATCTGTTGGACAAGGTCTGGCCAAAACTGCGGGTGTTGGCTCGATCGTCTCCGACGGATAAGTATAATCTGGTGAAGGGAATCATTGATAGTAAGGTATCGGACAATCGGGAAGTGGTTGCCGTAACCGGTGACGGAACGAATGATGGACCGGCGCTAAAGAAAGCAGATGTTGGATTTGCAATGGGAATTGCTGGAACGGATGTTGCCAAGGAAGCCTCCGATATTATACTGACAGATGACAATTTCAGCAGTATCGTCAAGGCTGTCATGTGGGGTCGCAACGTGTACGATTCGATTGCCAAGTTCTTGCAGTTCCAGCTGACTGTCAATGTGGTGGCGGTTATTGTGGCATTCATTGGCGCTTGCGCTGTACAGGATTCTCCCTTGAAGGCCGTTCAAATGCTGTGGATGAATTTGATTATGGATACGTTGGCATCGTTGGCATTGGCCACAGAAATGCCAACCGCGGATCTGCTACTACGCAAACCGTACGGCCGAACGAAACCACTGATCTCGCGTACAATGATGAAGAATATACTTGGACAAGCCGTTTACCAGCTGGTGATTGTCTTCGGTCTGCTGTTCGTCGGTGACAGAATTCTGGACATCGAGTCTGGTCGGGGACAGCCACTGAACTCCGAAGCTACCCAGCACTTCACTATGATCTTCAATGTGTTTGTCTTTATGACCCTGTTCAACGAGCTGAATGCACGCAAGATCCACGGGCAACGGAACATCTTCCAGGGTCTGTTTACGAATCCAATCTTCTACAGCATCTGGATCATCACGTTGGTATCGCAGGTCTTCATCATCCAGTTCGGCAAGGTAGCCTTCTCGACCAAGGCACTCAACGTCGAACAGTGGCTGTGGAGTGTTTTCCTCGGCTTTGGTACCCTGATCTGGGGCCAGCTCGTCACATCGATTCCGACCCGCAAGATGCCAAAGAAGATGGCGTGGGGACGCGGTGAAGGAGCCGAGTATGCCGAAGCGATTCGGCTTGGCGAGGAGCGCTACGACTCACTGGAAAATGACAAGAAACCCCGTGCAGGTCAGATATTATGGATCCGTGGCCTTACTAGGCTGCAGACCCAGCTTCGTGTTGTACGTGCATTTCGATCCAcattagaagatttagaagaacGTCGTTCCATTCATAGCTTGCATAGTCTTAGAAGTTCACGCAGTCATCCCGGAG GTTCCAACATCCCAACCGGCCGGCTAATAGGTACTAATGTTGGCGATCTAAAGTATATTGATGAAGATCAAAGACTTCATAATAATCAGCATATTATAG AGAAATTCGCGGTTTGGACAAAATCGACAACAGTATAA
- the LOC131688755 gene encoding plasma membrane calcium-transporting ATPase 1 isoform X3, translated as MATIDGRPAQYQISLKNLREIMELRGREGVAIVNEYGGVHEICRKLYTSPNEGLSGSKADIEHRRETFGSNIIPPKPPKSFLTLVWEALQDVTLIILEIAAIISLLLSFYQPADEDEPVIEEEEEHYSWIEGLAILISVFVVVIVTAFNDYSKEKQFRGLQSKIEGEHVFAVIRGGDAIQINIGDIVVGDICQIKYGDLLPADGILIQSNDLKIDESSLTGESDHVKKNESTDPMVLSGTHVMEGSGKMVVTAVGVNSQAGIIFTLLGAAVDEHEAAAKKQKKDAKKAKKLKDGDEITNNSHHPALKPQTTVDSITSDDAGEGKGSGGGGAGHGGKEKSVLQAKLTKLAIQIGYAGSTIAVLTVIILIVQFCIQTFVIEQKPWKNTYANNLVKHFIIGVTVLVVAVPEGLPLAVTLSLAYSVKKMMKDNNLVRHLDACETMGNATAICSDKTGTLTTNRMTVVQSYICEKLCKVTPKFNDIPRIVGEAIAEGISLNSAFTSCLMPGLNPGDPLQQVGNKTECALLGFVQGLGKSYQSIRDAHPEDSFTRVYTFNSVRKSMSTVIPRPGGGYRVYSKGASEMVLKKSAFIYGQDGVLEKFTRDMQERLLHQVIEPMACDGLRTICIAFRDFVPGKPEINQVHYEGEPNWDDEDNIVCNLTCLCVVGIEDPVRPEVPDAIRKCQRAGITVRMVTGDNINTARSIATKCGIIRPQDDFLILEGKEFNRRIRDSNGDIQQHLLDKVWPKLRVLARSSPTDKYNLVKGIIDSKVSDNREVVAVTGDGTNDGPALKKADVGFAMGIAGTDVAKEASDIILTDDNFSSIVKAVMWGRNVYDSIAKFLQFQLTVNVVAVIVAFIGACAVQDSPLKAVQMLWMNLIMDTLASLALATEMPTADLLLRKPYGRTKPLISRTMMKNILGQAVYQLVIVFGLLFVGDRILDIESGRGQPLNSEATQHFTMIFNVFVFMTLFNELNARKIHGQRNIFQGLFTNPIFYSIWIITLVSQVFIIQFGKVAFSTKALNVEQWLWSVFLGFGTLIWGQLVTSIPTRKMPKKMAWGRGEGAEYAEAIRLGEERYDSLENDKKPRAGSNIPTGRLIGTNVGDLKYIDEDQRLHNNQHIIEKFAVWTKSTTV; from the exons atggCGACGATAGATGGACGACCAGCACAGTACCAGATTTCGTTGAAGAATCTGCGCGAGATCATGGAGCTTCGGGGCCGGGAGGGAGTGGCCATCGTGAACGAGTATGGCGGCGTGCACGAGATCTGTCGGAAGCTGTACACGTCCCCGAACGAAGGTCTGAGCGGTTCGAAGGCGGACATCGAGCACCGGCGGGAGACATTCGGTTCGAACATTATTCCCCCCAAGCCACCGAAATCCTTCCTGACACTGGTGTGGGAGGCACTGCAGGATGTGACGCTTATTATTCTGGAGATTGCGGCCATCATTTCACTGTTGCTATCGTTCTATCAGCCAGCAGATGAAGATGAGCCTGTGATCGAGGAAGAGGAAGAGCACTACTCGTGGATCGAAGGTTTGGCGATCCTGATATCGGTGTTTGTGGTGGTAATCGTAACGGCCTTCAATGACTACTCCAAGGAAAAGCAGTTTCGAGGGTTGCAGTCGAAAATCGAAGGAGAGCATGTGTTTGCAGTAATTCGGGGTGGAGATGCGATACAAATCAACATCGGTGACATCGTGGTGGGCGATATATGCCAAATCAAGTACGGCGATCTGTTGCCAGCGGACGGTATACTGATTCAGAGTAATGATCTAAAGATTGATGAGTCGTCACTGACGGGTGAGTCGGATCACGTGAAAAAGAACGAATCAACGGATCCAATGGTCTTGTCCGGGACGCACGTGATGGAAGGCAGTGGAAAGATGGTAGTCACGGCAGTTGGTGTCAACTCACAGGCCGGTATCATATTTACTCTGCTAGGAGCGGCTGTGGATGAGCATGAAGCGGCTGCcaagaaacagaaaaaggaTGCCAAGAAAGCCAAGAAACTGAAGGATGGCGATGAGATTACGAACAACAGTCATCATCCAGCGCTGAAACCGCAAACTACCGTTGACTCGATCACTTCTGACGATGCGGGAGAAGGTAAGGGAAGTGGCGGTGGCGGCGCAGGTCACGGTGGAAAGGAAAAATCTGTACTCCAAGCAAAGCTGACCAAATTGGCTATTCAGATTGGCTACGCTGGTTCCACTATCGCCGTGTTAACCGTTATCATTCTTATCGTTCAGTTTTGCATTCAAACCTTTGTCATTGAGCAGAAGCCCTGGAAAAATACGTACGCTAACAATCTGGTGAAGCATTTTATTATCGGTGTGACCGTACTGGTTGTCGCAGTTCCAGAAGGTCTCCCATTAGCCGTAACACTATCGCTTGCATATTCCGTCAAGAAAATGATGAAGGATAACAATCTGGTGCGGCATCTAGATGCTTGTGAAACCATGGGAAATGCCACTGCCATTTGTTCGGATAAGACCGGAACACTGACTACCAATCGAATGACCGTTGTTCAGTCCTATATCTGTGAGAAGCTATGCAAAGTGACACCTAAATTTAATGACATTCCACGGATAGTCGGTGAAGCGATCGCTGAAGGAATTTCGCTTAATTCGGCCTTCACGTCGTGCCTGATGCCAGGATTGAATCCGGGTGATCCATTGCAGCAAGTGGGAAATAAGACCGAGTGTGCACTGCTTGGATTCGTTCAAGGTTTGGGCAAGAGCTACCAGAGCATTCGGGATGCTCATCCAGAGGACTCCTTCACACGGGTATACACTTTCAACTCGGTCCGAAAGTCAATGAGTACAGTAATTCCAAGGCCCGGTGGAGGTTACCGGGTGTACAGCAAGGGCGCCTCGGAGATGGTACTAAAAAAGAGCGCCTTCATTTATGGTCAAGATGGTGTGCTGGAAAAGTTTACACGGGACATGCAGGAACGGTTACTTCATCAGGTAATCGAACCTATGGCATGCGATGGCCTACGAACAATCTGTATTGCATTTCGAGATTTTGTACCCGGTAAACCGGAAATTAATCAAGTTCACTACGAAGGAGAACCGAATTGGGATGACGAGGATAACATCGTATGCAATTTGACCTGTTTGTGTGTCGTCGGAATCGAGGATCCTGTGCGACCCGAAGTGCCGGACGCTATTCGAAAGTGTCAGCGTGCCGGAATCACTGTTCGAATGGTTACTGGAGACAATATAAATACTGCTCGATCGATCGCTACAAAGTGTGGCATTATACGGCCTCAGGATGACTTCCTGATTCTCGAAGGTAAGGAGTTCAATCGACGGATCCGGGATAGTAACGGCGATATTCAGCAGCATCTGTTGGACAAGGTCTGGCCAAAACTGCGGGTGTTGGCTCGATCGTCTCCGACGGATAAGTATAATCTGGTGAAGGGAATCATTGATAGTAAGGTATCGGACAATCGGGAAGTGGTTGCCGTAACCGGTGACGGAACGAATGATGGACCGGCGCTAAAGAAAGCAGATGTTGGATTTGCAATGGGAATTGCTGGAACGGATGTTGCCAAGGAAGCCTCCGATATTATACTGACAGATGACAATTTCAGCAGTATCGTCAAGGCTGTCATGTGGGGTCGCAACGTGTACGATTCGATTGCCAAGTTCTTGCAGTTCCAGCTGACTGTCAATGTGGTGGCGGTTATTGTGGCATTCATTGGCGCTTGCGCTGTACAGGATTCTCCCTTGAAGGCCGTTCAAATGCTGTGGATGAATTTGATTATGGATACGTTGGCATCGTTGGCATTGGCCACAGAAATGCCAACCGCGGATCTGCTACTACGCAAACCGTACGGCCGAACGAAACCACTGATCTCGCGTACAATGATGAAGAATATACTTGGACAAGCCGTTTACCAGCTGGTGATTGTCTTCGGTCTGCTGTTCGTCGGTGACAGAATTCTGGACATCGAGTCTGGTCGGGGACAGCCACTGAACTCCGAAGCTACCCAGCACTTCACTATGATCTTCAATGTGTTTGTCTTTATGACCCTGTTCAACGAGCTGAATGCACGCAAGATCCACGGGCAACGGAACATCTTCCAGGGTCTGTTTACGAATCCAATCTTCTACAGCATCTGGATCATCACGTTGGTATCGCAGGTCTTCATCATCCAGTTCGGCAAGGTAGCCTTCTCGACCAAGGCACTCAACGTCGAACAGTGGCTGTGGAGTGTTTTCCTCGGCTTTGGTACCCTGATCTGGGGCCAGCTCGTCACATCGATTCCGACCCGCAAGATGCCAAAGAAGATGGCGTGGGGACGCGGTGAAGGAGCCGAGTATGCCGAAGCGATTCGGCTTGGCGAGGAGCGCTACGACTCACTGGAAAATGACAAGAAACCCCGTGCAG GTTCCAACATCCCAACCGGCCGGCTAATAGGTACTAATGTTGGCGATCTAAAGTATATTGATGAAGATCAAAGACTTCATAATAATCAGCATATTATAG AGAAATTCGCGGTTTGGACAAAATCGACAACAGTATAA
- the LOC131688755 gene encoding plasma membrane calcium-transporting ATPase 2 isoform X1: protein MATIDGRPAQYQISLKNLREIMELRGREGVAIVNEYGGVHEICRKLYTSPNEGLSGSKADIEHRRETFGSNIIPPKPPKSFLTLVWEALQDVTLIILEIAAIISLLLSFYQPADEDEPVIEEEEEHYSWIEGLAILISVFVVVIVTAFNDYSKEKQFRGLQSKIEGEHVFAVIRGGDAIQINIGDIVVGDICQIKYGDLLPADGILIQSNDLKIDESSLTGESDHVKKNESTDPMVLSGTHVMEGSGKMVVTAVGVNSQAGIIFTLLGAAVDEHEAAAKKQKKDAKKAKKLKDGDEITNNSHHPALKPQTTVDSITSDDAGEGKGSGGGGAGHGGKEKSVLQAKLTKLAIQIGYAGSTIAVLTVIILIVQFCIQTFVIEQKPWKNTYANNLVKHFIIGVTVLVVAVPEGLPLAVTLSLAYSVKKMMKDNNLVRHLDACETMGNATAICSDKTGTLTTNRMTVVQSYICEKLCKVTPKFNDIPRIVGEAIAEGISLNSAFTSCLMPGLNPGDPLQQVGNKTECALLGFVQGLGKSYQSIRDAHPEDSFTRVYTFNSVRKSMSTVIPRPGGGYRVYSKGASEMVLKKSAFIYGQDGVLEKFTRDMQERLLHQVIEPMACDGLRTICIAFRDFVPGKPEINQVHYEGEPNWDDEDNIVCNLTCLCVVGIEDPVRPEVPDAIRKCQRAGITVRMVTGDNINTARSIATKCGIIRPQDDFLILEGKEFNRRIRDSNGDIQQHLLDKVWPKLRVLARSSPTDKYNLVKGIIDSKVSDNREVVAVTGDGTNDGPALKKADVGFAMGIAGTDVAKEASDIILTDDNFSSIVKAVMWGRNVYDSIAKFLQFQLTVNVVAVIVAFIGACAVQDSPLKAVQMLWMNLIMDTLASLALATEMPTADLLLRKPYGRTKPLISRTMMKNILGQAVYQLVIVFGLLFVGDRILDIESGRGQPLNSEATQHFTMIFNVFVFMTLFNELNARKIHGQRNIFQGLFTNPIFYSIWIITLVSQVFIIQFGKVAFSTKALNVEQWLWSVFLGFGTLIWGQLVTSIPTRKMPKKMAWGRGEGAEYAEAIRLGEERYDSLENDKKPRAGQILWIRGLTRLQTQLRVVRAFRSTLEDLEERRSIHSLHSLRSSRSHPGGMSTSGTMTSQGLSNLLYPPGSNIPTGRLIGTNVGDLKYIDEDQRLHNNQHIIEKFAVWTKSTTV from the exons atggCGACGATAGATGGACGACCAGCACAGTACCAGATTTCGTTGAAGAATCTGCGCGAGATCATGGAGCTTCGGGGCCGGGAGGGAGTGGCCATCGTGAACGAGTATGGCGGCGTGCACGAGATCTGTCGGAAGCTGTACACGTCCCCGAACGAAGGTCTGAGCGGTTCGAAGGCGGACATCGAGCACCGGCGGGAGACATTCGGTTCGAACATTATTCCCCCCAAGCCACCGAAATCCTTCCTGACACTGGTGTGGGAGGCACTGCAGGATGTGACGCTTATTATTCTGGAGATTGCGGCCATCATTTCACTGTTGCTATCGTTCTATCAGCCAGCAGATGAAGATGAGCCTGTGATCGAGGAAGAGGAAGAGCACTACTCGTGGATCGAAGGTTTGGCGATCCTGATATCGGTGTTTGTGGTGGTAATCGTAACGGCCTTCAATGACTACTCCAAGGAAAAGCAGTTTCGAGGGTTGCAGTCGAAAATCGAAGGAGAGCATGTGTTTGCAGTAATTCGGGGTGGAGATGCGATACAAATCAACATCGGTGACATCGTGGTGGGCGATATATGCCAAATCAAGTACGGCGATCTGTTGCCAGCGGACGGTATACTGATTCAGAGTAATGATCTAAAGATTGATGAGTCGTCACTGACGGGTGAGTCGGATCACGTGAAAAAGAACGAATCAACGGATCCAATGGTCTTGTCCGGGACGCACGTGATGGAAGGCAGTGGAAAGATGGTAGTCACGGCAGTTGGTGTCAACTCACAGGCCGGTATCATATTTACTCTGCTAGGAGCGGCTGTGGATGAGCATGAAGCGGCTGCcaagaaacagaaaaaggaTGCCAAGAAAGCCAAGAAACTGAAGGATGGCGATGAGATTACGAACAACAGTCATCATCCAGCGCTGAAACCGCAAACTACCGTTGACTCGATCACTTCTGACGATGCGGGAGAAGGTAAGGGAAGTGGCGGTGGCGGCGCAGGTCACGGTGGAAAGGAAAAATCTGTACTCCAAGCAAAGCTGACCAAATTGGCTATTCAGATTGGCTACGCTGGTTCCACTATCGCCGTGTTAACCGTTATCATTCTTATCGTTCAGTTTTGCATTCAAACCTTTGTCATTGAGCAGAAGCCCTGGAAAAATACGTACGCTAACAATCTGGTGAAGCATTTTATTATCGGTGTGACCGTACTGGTTGTCGCAGTTCCAGAAGGTCTCCCATTAGCCGTAACACTATCGCTTGCATATTCCGTCAAGAAAATGATGAAGGATAACAATCTGGTGCGGCATCTAGATGCTTGTGAAACCATGGGAAATGCCACTGCCATTTGTTCGGATAAGACCGGAACACTGACTACCAATCGAATGACCGTTGTTCAGTCCTATATCTGTGAGAAGCTATGCAAAGTGACACCTAAATTTAATGACATTCCACGGATAGTCGGTGAAGCGATCGCTGAAGGAATTTCGCTTAATTCGGCCTTCACGTCGTGCCTGATGCCAGGATTGAATCCGGGTGATCCATTGCAGCAAGTGGGAAATAAGACCGAGTGTGCACTGCTTGGATTCGTTCAAGGTTTGGGCAAGAGCTACCAGAGCATTCGGGATGCTCATCCAGAGGACTCCTTCACACGGGTATACACTTTCAACTCGGTCCGAAAGTCAATGAGTACAGTAATTCCAAGGCCCGGTGGAGGTTACCGGGTGTACAGCAAGGGCGCCTCGGAGATGGTACTAAAAAAGAGCGCCTTCATTTATGGTCAAGATGGTGTGCTGGAAAAGTTTACACGGGACATGCAGGAACGGTTACTTCATCAGGTAATCGAACCTATGGCATGCGATGGCCTACGAACAATCTGTATTGCATTTCGAGATTTTGTACCCGGTAAACCGGAAATTAATCAAGTTCACTACGAAGGAGAACCGAATTGGGATGACGAGGATAACATCGTATGCAATTTGACCTGTTTGTGTGTCGTCGGAATCGAGGATCCTGTGCGACCCGAAGTGCCGGACGCTATTCGAAAGTGTCAGCGTGCCGGAATCACTGTTCGAATGGTTACTGGAGACAATATAAATACTGCTCGATCGATCGCTACAAAGTGTGGCATTATACGGCCTCAGGATGACTTCCTGATTCTCGAAGGTAAGGAGTTCAATCGACGGATCCGGGATAGTAACGGCGATATTCAGCAGCATCTGTTGGACAAGGTCTGGCCAAAACTGCGGGTGTTGGCTCGATCGTCTCCGACGGATAAGTATAATCTGGTGAAGGGAATCATTGATAGTAAGGTATCGGACAATCGGGAAGTGGTTGCCGTAACCGGTGACGGAACGAATGATGGACCGGCGCTAAAGAAAGCAGATGTTGGATTTGCAATGGGAATTGCTGGAACGGATGTTGCCAAGGAAGCCTCCGATATTATACTGACAGATGACAATTTCAGCAGTATCGTCAAGGCTGTCATGTGGGGTCGCAACGTGTACGATTCGATTGCCAAGTTCTTGCAGTTCCAGCTGACTGTCAATGTGGTGGCGGTTATTGTGGCATTCATTGGCGCTTGCGCTGTACAGGATTCTCCCTTGAAGGCCGTTCAAATGCTGTGGATGAATTTGATTATGGATACGTTGGCATCGTTGGCATTGGCCACAGAAATGCCAACCGCGGATCTGCTACTACGCAAACCGTACGGCCGAACGAAACCACTGATCTCGCGTACAATGATGAAGAATATACTTGGACAAGCCGTTTACCAGCTGGTGATTGTCTTCGGTCTGCTGTTCGTCGGTGACAGAATTCTGGACATCGAGTCTGGTCGGGGACAGCCACTGAACTCCGAAGCTACCCAGCACTTCACTATGATCTTCAATGTGTTTGTCTTTATGACCCTGTTCAACGAGCTGAATGCACGCAAGATCCACGGGCAACGGAACATCTTCCAGGGTCTGTTTACGAATCCAATCTTCTACAGCATCTGGATCATCACGTTGGTATCGCAGGTCTTCATCATCCAGTTCGGCAAGGTAGCCTTCTCGACCAAGGCACTCAACGTCGAACAGTGGCTGTGGAGTGTTTTCCTCGGCTTTGGTACCCTGATCTGGGGCCAGCTCGTCACATCGATTCCGACCCGCAAGATGCCAAAGAAGATGGCGTGGGGACGCGGTGAAGGAGCCGAGTATGCCGAAGCGATTCGGCTTGGCGAGGAGCGCTACGACTCACTGGAAAATGACAAGAAACCCCGTGCAGGTCAGATATTATGGATCCGTGGCCTTACTAGGCTGCAGACCCAGCTTCGTGTTGTACGTGCATTTCGATCCAcattagaagatttagaagaacGTCGTTCCATTCATAGCTTGCATAGTCTTAGAAGTTCACGCAGTCATCCCGGAGGCATGAGCACGAGTGGTACAATGACTAGTCAAGGTCTCTCAAATCTCTTATATCCACCAGGTTCCAACATCCCAACCGGCCGGCTAATAGGTACTAATGTTGGCGATCTAAAGTATATTGATGAAGATCAAAGACTTCATAATAATCAGCATATTATAG AGAAATTCGCGGTTTGGACAAAATCGACAACAGTATAA